In Zobellia roscoffensis, the following are encoded in one genomic region:
- a CDS encoding RagB/SusD family nutrient uptake outer membrane protein codes for MKKIFYCIVVSLAFLVGSCDDELTIFPEDSLSVPTFFKTETDFTQAVNGAYVPLRLINNQAKPYLAEMHSDNTYFARNTAFGATENQEDIADHSIPSDGGITANRWVEEIYREYYQVIARTNQILTTIDDAEFDETAKANLKGQALFLRAYSYFDLTQLFGSVPMHLEPVLDREGAALPLSGEDDLYVQIIEDAKQATALLPLKSEQEPGRVTLGAAQTLLANVYMVREQWSEAETLLKAVVASNEYMLMPNYEDAFSGNSENKNNMESVFEIQYREGAEGLNGSFLYNFLPRPITAEEVGAITGTSNPQPVNGEGNNIPTPDIIEAYEEGDLREDASIMYVDISESFWEDGVYPIIKKYVEPHALHNNHGMNWPVYRYSEVLLFLAEALEEQGKDGEALPYLNQVRTRAGLGDPAGDLGEAIFKERRVELAFENKRWFDLVRTGRAIDVITAHGNKIKANPIDYYYPAGVEPRGNVFTNISERYALPASESSLNPNF; via the coding sequence ATGAAAAAGATATTTTATTGTATCGTAGTATCACTGGCTTTTTTGGTCGGTAGCTGCGATGATGAGCTAACTATATTTCCTGAAGATTCACTGAGTGTACCTACTTTCTTTAAAACGGAAACGGATTTTACGCAAGCAGTGAACGGTGCCTACGTGCCCTTGCGCTTGATTAATAACCAGGCAAAGCCGTATTTGGCCGAGATGCATTCGGACAACACTTATTTTGCCCGTAATACGGCATTTGGGGCAACGGAGAACCAAGAGGATATAGCGGACCACTCCATACCAAGTGATGGAGGAATTACTGCCAATAGATGGGTAGAAGAGATATATCGGGAATATTATCAGGTTATAGCGCGTACAAATCAAATTCTTACAACTATTGACGATGCCGAGTTTGATGAAACGGCTAAGGCCAACCTTAAAGGTCAAGCACTTTTTTTAAGAGCATATTCCTATTTTGATTTAACACAGTTGTTCGGCAGTGTTCCTATGCACTTAGAGCCTGTATTGGATCGTGAAGGAGCCGCTTTACCTCTTTCTGGCGAAGATGATCTTTATGTGCAAATTATTGAAGATGCTAAACAAGCTACTGCTTTATTGCCCCTTAAATCGGAACAAGAACCGGGAAGGGTTACTTTGGGAGCGGCGCAAACACTCTTGGCCAATGTTTATATGGTACGTGAGCAATGGAGCGAGGCAGAAACTTTACTAAAAGCGGTTGTAGCCAGTAATGAATATATGCTAATGCCGAATTACGAAGATGCTTTCTCCGGAAATAGTGAAAACAAGAACAACATGGAATCTGTTTTTGAAATTCAATACAGGGAAGGTGCAGAAGGTTTAAATGGTAGTTTTTTATATAACTTCCTACCGAGGCCTATCACTGCCGAAGAAGTTGGAGCTATAACTGGGACATCAAATCCGCAACCAGTGAATGGTGAGGGAAATAATATTCCAACTCCAGATATAATTGAGGCTTATGAAGAAGGTGACTTAAGGGAAGACGCTTCAATTATGTACGTTGACATTAGTGAAAGTTTTTGGGAAGATGGTGTTTACCCTATTATTAAAAAATATGTGGAGCCACATGCACTGCATAATAACCATGGAATGAACTGGCCGGTATACAGGTATTCAGAAGTGTTACTATTTTTAGCAGAAGCTTTGGAAGAACAGGGAAAAGATGGAGAAGCTCTTCCTTACCTAAATCAAGTTCGTACCCGAGCAGGTTTAGGTGACCCTGCAGGGGATTTAGGTGAAGCCATCTTTAAAGAGAGAAGGGTGGAACTTGCCTTTGAAAACAAAAGATGGTTTGATTTGGTAAGAACAGGCCGTGCCATAGACGTGATTACGGCCCACGGCAATAAGATAAAGGCGAACCCTATTGATTATTACTATCCTGCAGGAGTAGAACCAAGAGGAAATGTTTTTACCAATATTTCTGAACGATATGCACTTCCTGCTTCGGAGTCCTCTCTGAATCCTAATTTTTAA
- a CDS encoding GntR family transcriptional regulator has protein sequence MDIFNFIKIDENSRVPKYRQIVDSIIYNISSGNLKMDDKIPSINRFSEEYLLSRDTVEKAYSILRERKVIISIKGKGYYIARTKLISKVNILFLINKLSSYKMRIYNSFIERIGGTAHTNLFIYHCEEELFLNLLEKNRNAYDYYVIMPHFKTDKLKHASQTMEAIKAIDQIPKEKLIIMDNLLSGIQGEHIEIYQDFENDIYNALKEGLGKISKYEKLIITYPEESVYPYPKRILHGFRKFCGEHNIDFEVLNEIYDDMILKKGDLFITISESDLVSLVNQIRNQEFDLGNEIGVISYNDTPLKQLLGITCISTDFKAMGETAARMIMDKKKGKVKNPFHFIDRNSI, from the coding sequence ATGGACATATTCAATTTTATTAAGATAGACGAAAACTCCAGGGTGCCCAAGTACAGGCAGATTGTGGACTCAATCATCTATAATATTTCTTCTGGAAATCTAAAGATGGACGACAAGATTCCGTCTATAAATAGGTTTAGTGAAGAGTACCTTTTATCAAGAGATACGGTAGAAAAAGCGTATAGTATTTTAAGGGAACGTAAGGTTATCATCTCCATAAAGGGCAAGGGTTACTACATAGCCCGGACCAAGCTGATATCAAAGGTCAATATTCTTTTTCTTATCAATAAATTGAGTTCGTATAAGATGCGGATCTATAATTCTTTTATAGAGCGTATCGGGGGAACCGCCCATACAAATCTTTTCATCTACCATTGCGAGGAGGAACTTTTCCTGAATCTTTTGGAAAAGAACCGCAATGCTTACGATTATTATGTAATCATGCCGCATTTTAAGACCGATAAGCTGAAGCATGCTAGTCAAACCATGGAAGCAATTAAGGCGATCGACCAGATTCCCAAGGAGAAATTAATCATAATGGACAACCTCTTGTCTGGAATACAGGGGGAGCATATAGAGATTTACCAAGACTTTGAAAACGATATATACAATGCGTTGAAGGAAGGGTTGGGTAAAATTTCCAAATATGAGAAGCTTATCATTACCTATCCTGAGGAATCGGTCTATCCGTATCCGAAAAGAATCCTGCATGGGTTCCGCAAGTTTTGCGGGGAGCACAATATTGATTTCGAGGTGCTTAACGAAATCTATGATGATATGATATTAAAAAAAGGCGATTTGTTTATTACTATAAGCGAGTCCGACTTGGTGAGCTTGGTGAACCAGATACGTAACCAAGAATTCGACCTCGGTAATGAAATAGGCGTAATCTCCTATAATGATACGCCCTTGAAGCAACTGTTGGGAATTACCTGTATCTCCACGGATTTCAAGGCCATGGGAGAAACCGCGGCCCGTATGATTATGGACAAGAAAAAGGGTAAGGTCAAGAACCCTTTTCATTTTATTGATAGGAACTCAATATAA
- a CDS encoding bifunctional aldolase/short-chain dehydrogenase — translation MKNTAQQFKYVDHLWDEKKAAALGDDQVALFLYRSNILGADLRITNYGGGNTSCKTIEKDPLTGDDVEVMWIKGSGGDIGTLTKAGIAGLYTERLRNLKNVYGGLEDEDRMVGLFNHCIYDLDSKAPSIDTPLHGLLPFKHIDHLHPDALIAVAAAKDSEKVTKEIWGDTMGWVPWQRPGFDLGLQLEKCLNDNPGIRGIVLGSHGLFTWGDTSHECYMNSLEVIEMASEYIENKIKANGSVFGGQKIESLPKEERLEKAAQLMPMLRGLCSSENRMIGHFNDSDVVLEYINSNDLERLAPMGTSCPDHFLRTKIQPLVLKLDAKEDLSDTEAVLAKLHPDFEQYRKEYQSYYDNHKRNNSPAVRDASPVIIIYPGVGMFSFAKNKQTTRVANEFYVNAINVMRGAEAITEYTSLPRQEAFDIEYWLLEEAKLQRMPKEKPLSRKVALVTGAGGGIGKAIADKLAEEGANVVLTDIAEDRLEEAVSTYARDIASYAVCDVTKSESIAEAYKKACLAFGGVDIVVHSAGLAISKPLEETTEKDWDILQNVLVKGQFELAKQAVAVMRKQSLGGDFISIASKNGLVSGPNNVAYGTSKAAQQHMARLLAAELGGDKIRVNTVNPDGVIVGSKIWEGDWAEGRAKAYGITVEELPAHYAKRNLLNEIIYPNDIANGVFACVGILDKTTGNIINVDGGMANAFVR, via the coding sequence ATGAAAAATACAGCACAACAATTTAAGTACGTAGACCATCTTTGGGATGAAAAGAAAGCCGCTGCACTGGGCGATGACCAAGTAGCCCTTTTTCTTTATCGCTCAAATATCCTTGGGGCGGATCTAAGGATCACCAACTATGGTGGCGGAAATACGAGTTGTAAGACCATTGAAAAAGACCCGTTGACCGGTGATGATGTGGAAGTAATGTGGATCAAGGGTTCCGGTGGCGATATCGGTACATTGACCAAAGCTGGAATAGCAGGTCTGTATACGGAAAGGTTAAGAAACCTAAAGAACGTCTACGGCGGGCTGGAAGATGAGGACCGCATGGTCGGCCTCTTTAACCATTGCATCTATGACCTGGACAGCAAGGCCCCTTCCATAGACACGCCATTGCACGGATTGCTCCCCTTTAAACATATAGACCATTTGCACCCGGATGCCTTAATAGCCGTAGCCGCGGCAAAGGACAGTGAAAAAGTGACTAAAGAGATCTGGGGAGATACCATGGGGTGGGTACCTTGGCAACGGCCCGGTTTTGACCTAGGCCTTCAACTGGAAAAATGTTTGAACGACAACCCCGGTATACGCGGGATCGTTCTGGGCAGCCACGGACTTTTTACTTGGGGGGACACCTCCCACGAATGTTATATGAACAGTCTTGAGGTCATTGAAATGGCCTCGGAATATATTGAGAACAAAATAAAGGCCAACGGAAGTGTTTTCGGGGGGCAAAAGATAGAGAGCCTTCCCAAAGAGGAGCGTCTGGAAAAGGCCGCCCAGCTTATGCCAATGCTTAGAGGCCTTTGTTCTTCCGAAAACAGGATGATCGGACATTTTAACGATAGTGATGTCGTTCTAGAGTACATAAACAGTAACGACCTGGAGCGCCTGGCACCTATGGGCACCTCATGTCCCGACCACTTTTTAAGGACTAAAATTCAACCTTTGGTATTGAAATTGGATGCCAAGGAAGACCTTTCGGATACGGAGGCCGTACTGGCTAAATTACATCCCGATTTTGAACAGTACAGAAAAGAATATCAATCCTATTATGACAACCATAAACGGAACAATAGCCCTGCCGTAAGAGATGCCAGCCCGGTTATTATTATCTACCCAGGTGTAGGTATGTTCAGCTTTGCAAAAAACAAGCAGACCACTCGTGTTGCCAACGAGTTTTACGTGAACGCAATTAACGTAATGCGCGGTGCAGAAGCCATTACGGAGTATACCTCGTTACCAAGACAGGAGGCTTTTGATATTGAATACTGGTTATTGGAGGAGGCCAAACTGCAGCGTATGCCAAAAGAAAAACCATTATCCCGTAAAGTAGCCTTGGTTACCGGTGCGGGCGGAGGGATCGGCAAGGCCATTGCGGACAAGCTGGCCGAGGAAGGTGCCAATGTAGTATTAACGGACATTGCCGAAGATAGGTTGGAAGAAGCGGTCTCCACCTATGCAAGGGACATTGCCAGCTATGCGGTCTGCGATGTAACGAAAAGTGAATCCATTGCCGAGGCCTATAAAAAAGCCTGTTTAGCGTTCGGAGGAGTGGATATCGTAGTACATAGTGCAGGCCTGGCCATTTCAAAGCCGCTGGAAGAGACCACCGAAAAAGATTGGGATATCCTACAGAACGTACTGGTAAAAGGGCAGTTCGAACTTGCCAAGCAAGCCGTGGCCGTTATGCGCAAACAGAGCTTGGGCGGGGACTTTATTAGCATAGCCAGCAAGAACGGTCTGGTATCGGGACCGAACAATGTAGCTTACGGCACCTCCAAGGCCGCACAACAGCATATGGCGCGTTTATTGGCCGCAGAGCTGGGCGGTGATAAAATACGGGTCAATACCGTAAACCCGGACGGGGTGATCGTGGGCAGTAAGATATGGGAAGGCGATTGGGCCGAAGGTCGCGCCAAGGCATACGGGATTACAGTTGAAGAGCTTCCTGCTCATTACGCCAAACGTAACCTTTTAAATGAAATTATTTATCCTAACGATATTGCAAACGGTGTGTTCGCATGCGTAGGAATACTGGACAAGACCACAGGAAATATTATCAATGTAGACGGCGGTATGGCCAATGCATTTGTAAGATAA
- a CDS encoding SusC/RagA family TonB-linked outer membrane protein, with protein sequence MKKRLRGNPQGFLMIMILLCGFTMQAQSVTISGTVVSADDSQPLPGVNVIVKGTTTGSVTDFDGNYSIVAPDANSVLVFTYLGFTTQEIPVSGKSQIDVSMTEDAALLDEVVVVGYGTQIKRQVTGAVSTIQANELADIPVSQVTQKIQGRLPGVQINQATGKPGQGMSVRIRGQLSVSGGSDPLYVVDGFPISGGINTINPDEIQDITVLKDAASTSLYGSRAANGVVLITTKNGRPGETSVSLNMTTSMQSVPQRGRIDMMDAVQFAQFKKEYYEDQGSPVPEIFQNPSQYEGQTNDWYDALLRTAPMTNYNLSITSNKEKLKTSVVLGFFDQEGVVLGSDYKRYSLRANLEYKLNDKVRIGVNVAPNHIIDNVPRTDGTRGTGLLFNALHTWPIMPIYNPDGTRTEFNRFPADTGNIFSYANWLNSAERIKDETKSVNLLSNAFLEYKPIEGLAIKTSLNAELYNEQYEFFSPTNATYSINRPVPTNNEAIWDDRNTFSWLNENTVTYDKSIGDHTFSVLGGFTYQKYRQDRSRVQASDFADDRLPTIQGATNINRNGTYDQVREWSLVSFLSRLTYNYKGKYLLTGSIRSDGSSRFGSENRWGTFPSVSAGWIASDEPFLENSETISLLKLRGSYGVTGNNNIGNYTQYALIDNTVNAVFGDTFAPGSAVNSLSNSNLGWETTKQFDAGLDLSLFNDRVSFVYDYYTKNTTNLLYNVQVARESGFSNFSDNIGEIRFWGHEFALNTVNTTGKFKWTTNANISFNRNRVEALADGIDRVYGPGGWHITKVGEPFGQFYGHVSDGVYLNQEDLDNSPQVPGRSTVGSIKLVDINGDGIITNGGDEDDRAITGSPFPDFTYGITNTIKYGNFDFSVVGTGSQGNQLLVRHLYSTTNLDGVFNLLADVENRFRSVENPGDGFYGTTVGGGNVTGIERDWINDRFVADASYFNIRNITLGYTLPGLEKYFKSARIYGSIQNVHIFTKYWGGPNPEISVQNDGDGDGGNLASGVDISGYPVPRIFSVGLNLNF encoded by the coding sequence ATGAAAAAAAGGTTAAGAGGAAATCCTCAGGGATTTCTAATGATTATGATTCTGCTATGTGGTTTTACGATGCAGGCGCAAAGTGTTACCATATCAGGAACTGTGGTTTCGGCAGACGATTCGCAACCACTACCCGGGGTAAATGTAATCGTTAAAGGAACCACTACAGGTTCCGTAACGGATTTTGACGGGAACTACAGTATTGTGGCTCCAGATGCCAATAGTGTTTTGGTGTTTACTTACTTAGGTTTTACTACACAAGAGATTCCAGTTAGTGGTAAAAGCCAGATTGATGTGTCCATGACTGAAGACGCTGCTCTTCTAGATGAAGTTGTGGTGGTTGGGTACGGTACCCAGATTAAGCGCCAAGTAACTGGTGCGGTGTCTACAATTCAAGCCAATGAACTTGCGGATATTCCTGTTTCTCAGGTTACTCAGAAAATACAGGGTAGATTACCAGGGGTTCAAATTAATCAGGCTACTGGTAAACCGGGGCAGGGAATGTCTGTTCGGATAAGAGGGCAACTATCTGTTTCTGGTGGAAGTGACCCATTATATGTAGTAGATGGTTTTCCTATTTCCGGTGGTATCAATACTATAAACCCAGATGAGATTCAGGATATTACGGTGCTAAAAGATGCTGCTTCTACATCACTTTATGGCTCCAGAGCCGCAAATGGTGTGGTGTTGATTACTACAAAAAATGGAAGGCCTGGTGAAACTAGTGTAAGCTTAAATATGACAACTAGCATGCAGAGTGTTCCACAGCGTGGAAGAATAGATATGATGGATGCCGTTCAGTTCGCTCAGTTTAAAAAGGAATATTATGAAGATCAAGGGAGTCCGGTTCCAGAGATTTTTCAAAACCCTTCGCAGTACGAAGGCCAAACCAACGATTGGTACGACGCTCTTTTAAGAACTGCGCCTATGACCAATTATAACCTGAGCATAACTTCTAACAAAGAAAAACTAAAAACTTCGGTGGTTCTAGGTTTCTTTGATCAAGAAGGAGTGGTATTAGGTTCGGATTACAAACGTTATTCGTTACGTGCAAATTTGGAGTATAAGTTAAACGATAAAGTTCGTATAGGGGTGAATGTTGCTCCAAATCACATCATAGACAATGTGCCAAGAACAGATGGTACTAGAGGTACGGGCCTTTTATTCAATGCATTGCATACATGGCCGATCATGCCCATTTACAATCCGGATGGTACACGAACGGAATTCAATAGATTTCCAGCTGATACAGGAAATATTTTCTCTTACGCCAACTGGTTGAATTCTGCCGAACGTATCAAAGATGAAACAAAAAGTGTAAATCTTTTGTCAAATGCTTTTCTTGAATATAAGCCTATTGAAGGTCTTGCTATTAAGACCAGTTTGAATGCCGAATTATATAATGAGCAATATGAATTCTTCAGTCCAACTAATGCTACCTATTCAATAAACAGACCCGTACCGACCAATAATGAGGCCATTTGGGATGACCGAAATACTTTTTCTTGGTTGAACGAAAATACGGTTACGTACGATAAAAGTATTGGTGACCATACGTTTTCTGTCTTAGGAGGTTTTACCTATCAAAAATACCGTCAAGACCGTAGTAGGGTTCAAGCATCTGATTTTGCAGATGATCGCTTGCCAACAATCCAAGGGGCAACTAATATTAATAGAAATGGAACGTATGATCAAGTAAGAGAGTGGAGTTTGGTTTCCTTTTTATCCAGGCTTACATATAATTATAAAGGAAAATATCTGTTGACAGGTTCTATTCGTAGTGATGGTTCTTCAAGGTTTGGATCGGAGAACCGTTGGGGTACTTTTCCTTCGGTATCTGCCGGTTGGATTGCCTCGGATGAGCCTTTCTTAGAAAATTCAGAAACCATATCGTTGCTTAAATTAAGAGGTAGTTATGGCGTTACGGGAAATAACAATATTGGTAACTACACACAATATGCTTTAATAGATAATACAGTAAATGCGGTTTTTGGTGATACTTTTGCACCGGGCTCTGCGGTAAACTCGCTTTCCAATTCAAATTTGGGCTGGGAAACTACTAAGCAATTTGATGCCGGACTGGATTTGAGTCTGTTTAATGACAGAGTTTCTTTCGTTTATGATTACTATACCAAGAATACCACAAACTTATTATACAATGTTCAAGTGGCCAGAGAATCTGGTTTTTCAAATTTCAGTGATAATATTGGTGAGATACGTTTTTGGGGTCATGAGTTTGCTTTAAATACAGTGAATACCACTGGTAAATTTAAATGGACTACTAATGCCAATATTTCATTTAATAGAAATAGGGTAGAAGCATTGGCAGATGGTATTGATAGGGTTTACGGTCCTGGAGGATGGCATATAACTAAAGTAGGAGAACCTTTTGGTCAATTTTATGGTCATGTTTCTGATGGCGTATATTTAAACCAAGAAGATTTGGATAATTCACCACAGGTTCCGGGTCGTTCAACGGTGGGTAGTATAAAACTCGTGGATATTAATGGTGATGGTATTATAACGAATGGAGGAGATGAGGATGATCGTGCCATTACAGGAAGTCCTTTTCCGGATTTCACCTATGGGATTACGAATACTATCAAATACGGTAATTTCGATTTTTCAGTAGTAGGCACCGGATCACAAGGCAATCAGTTATTGGTGAGACATTTGTACAGTACAACAAATTTAGATGGTGTTTTTAATCTCTTAGCAGATGTAGAAAACCGTTTTAGATCTGTTGAGAATCCTGGGGATGGTTTTTATGGTACTACGGTAGGTGGTGGTAACGTTACCGGTATAGAGAGGGATTGGATTAACGATCGTTTTGTAGCAGACGCTTCTTATTTTAATATTAGAAATATCACTTTAGGATATACCTTACCAGGCTTAGAGAAATACTTCAAGTCTGCTAGAATATATGGATCTATTCAAAATGTGCACATTTTTACTAAATATTGGGGTGGGCCAAATCCTGAAATAAGTGTTCAGAACGATGGAGATGGAGACGGTGGCAACCTTGCCTCAGGGGTAGATATCTCTGGATACCCCGTTCCAAGAATATTTAGTGTTGGTTTAAATTTAAACTTTTAA